ATCTCATACCAACTTAAATTGTAGATCGGGCAGATCGATGACTGAAAGCGACTCCTCACAAGTATTTTGTAATCTAAAATCCAAAATCTAAAATCCAAAATGGTATCAAGCCACTTAAGCGCTAAGGCACCTGTATCGGGCCGTGTTGAGGTAAAGCTTGTTGGCTGGAAGGAACGTGCTGGACAGTACGCCCCTCAACTGTGCTCTTCCCTCCTCGCATCTCGCGTTAGCCAGGATCTGACAGACACCTACGTCGTAAGCGACGGTGCTCGTGCATGTGACTGTCATATCCCGATGCGCTTCTCGAACGCCACCGTCAGCCGACGCTGTACATCCGCCCAGTGCTAAGCCTGCGATCGCCAAAGACATGAAAAGAAATCGATTTTCATACAGCATATTGATCTCCTGCGTTACTTCATACCTGTTTATCGGGGTGTTCTGTTGCCGTTTACAGGCAGCAAACTTGTGAGTCTCGATCGGCCCACTGTATGTCCGCCATCGATCGACAAAGCCTGACCTGTGATGTAGCTCGCAGCATGAGCACAAAGAAACACAACGGATCGAGCGATTTCTGCTTCTTCCCTCAGCCTTAATCCCGTTGTGTTGATCTGAAGTGTACTGAGTTCCAATGCTTGATTTCTTCCAGATTCTTATGGTGAAGAGCAAGTTTGTTTCAGTATCATCCGCTTTAGCCATCAATTTTCAGAATTCACTTGCCATGTAATCACAATGATTTCCGCAAACATTAAGACAACTAATAGCCTCGAAAACGCTCGTAGAATGGCTTCCATTGTCCAGTTCTGACTTTGAGCCTCCCAGATCATCACAACAATGTTCACTCCAATCACCAACCAGGGTAGAATGACCGCTGAATTCCGTCTGCGATAGATGCGGATCGATGTCTCACGCCAAAATGAGAAGGTACTGAGGAAACAAACGAAGTAGGATACTCCTGCATTGATGAACAAGCTGGTTTGAAGACTCGAAGAGAGGTTCGGGTACCCAAGCGCGATCGCTGTCAGACAAACTCCCAGCGCAAGATAGAGGAAAGTAAACAAGGTAAATCGTTTCATTCTTTTTCCGATAAAGCTTATTCTCGGTACCATACCCGCACACATTGAAAGCAGTTGATTGTCACGCCTT
This genomic interval from Scytonema hofmannii PCC 7110 contains the following:
- a CDS encoding SDR family oxidoreductase — protein: MELSTLQINTTGLRLREEAEIARSVVFLCAHAASYITGQALSIDGGHTVGRSRLTSLLPVNGNRTPR